One segment of Macrotis lagotis isolate mMagLag1 chromosome 1, bilby.v1.9.chrom.fasta, whole genome shotgun sequence DNA contains the following:
- the PITHD1 gene encoding PITH domain-containing protein 1 translates to MSHGHSHGGGGGCRCAAEHEEPPEQRGLAYGLYLRIDLERLQCLNESREGSGRGVFKPWEERADRTQFVESDADEELLFNIPFTGNVKLKGIIIMGEDDDSHPSEMRLFKNIPQMSFDDTDREPDQTFSLNRDLTGELEYATKISRFSNVYHLSIHISKNFGADTTKVFYIGLRGEWTEMRRHEVTICNYEASANPADHKVQQVTPQTHFIS, encoded by the exons ATGTCGCACGGACACAGCCACGGCGGGGGCGGCGGCTGCCGCTGCGCCGCGGAGCACGAGGAGCCGCCGGAGCAGCGCGGCCTGGCCTACGGGCTTTACCTGCGCATCGACCTGGAGCGCCTGCAGTGCCTCAACGAGAGCCGCGAGGGCAGCGGCCGCGGCGTCTTCAAGCCCTGGGAGGAGCGGGCCGACCGCACCCAG TTTGTAGAAAGTGATGCTGATGAAGAGTTGCTGTTTAATATTCC GTTTACAGGTAACGTGAAACTGAAAGGAATCATTATTATGGGAGAGGATGATGACTCACATCCTTCAGAGATGAGACT GTTCAAAAACATTCCACAAATGTCTTTCGACGATACAGACCGAGAACCTGATCAGACTTTTAGCCTAAATCGAGACCTCACTGGAGAATTAGAATATGCTACAAA AATTTCTCGTTTTTCAAATGTCTATCATCTCTctattcatatttcaaaaaacttTGGCGCTGACACCACAAAGGTGTTTTATATTGGACTGAGAGGAGAGTGGACTGAg ATGCGTCGACACGAGGTGACTATCTGCAATTATGAAGCATCAGCTAATCCAGCAGATCACAAGGTCCAGCAGGTCACCCCACAGACACACTTCATTTCTTAA
- the LYPLA2 gene encoding acyl-protein thioesterase 2, giving the protein MCGNNMSVPLLSDAATVSGAERETAAVIFLHGLGDSGHSWADALSAIRLPYVKYICPHAPRIPVTLNMKMVMPSWFDLMGLSPDAPEDEAGIKKAAESIKALIEHEVKNGIPANRIILGGFSQGGALSLYTALTCPHPLAGIVALSCWLPLHRAFPQAANGTARDLAILQCHGELDPMVPVRFGALTSEKLKSVVPPAKVQFKTYPGVMHSSCPQEMAAVKEFIEKLLPPI; this is encoded by the exons ATGTGCGGTAACAATATGTCTGTCCCCCTGCTCTCCGACGCCGCGACTGTTTCAGGAGCTGAGCGGGAGACAGCAGCG GTTATTTTTTTACATGGACTTGGAGACTCAGG GCACAGCTGGGCTGATGCCCTTTCTGCCATCCGCCTTCCCTATGTCAAGTACATCTGTCCGCATGC gCCTCGGATCCCGGTCACACTGAACATGAAGATGGTGATGCCTTCCTG GTTTGACCTGATGGGCTTGAGCCCCGATGCCCCGGAAGATGAGGCTGGCATCAAGAAGGCAGCAGAAAGCA TCAAGGCCCTGATTGAACATGAGGTGAAGAATGGGATTCCAGCCAATCGAATCATCTTGGGGGGCttctcccag GGTGGAGCCCTGTCCCTCTACACAGCTCTCACCTGCCCCCACCCCCTGGCCGGCATCGTGGCCCTCAGCTGCTGGCTCCCCCTGCATCGGGCCTTCCCTCAG GCAGCCAACGGCACAGCCCGGGACCTGGCCATCCTGCAGTGCCACGGGGAACTGGACCCCATGGTGCCGGTGCGCTTTGGAGCCCTCACGTCAGAGAAGCTCAAGTCTGTCGTCCCTCCAGCCAAGGTCCAGTTCAAGACCTACCCAGGTGTTATGCACAGCTCCTGTCCCCAG GAGATGGCAGCTGTGAAGGAATTCATTGAGAAGCTGCTGCCCCCCATCTAA
- the GALE gene encoding UDP-glucose 4-epimerase produces the protein MAEVLVTGGAGYIGSHTVLELLEAGYRPVVIDNFHNAVRGRDPMPESLRRVEELTGKKVQFEEMDVLDKAALEGLFKKHSFMAVIHFAGLKAVGESVQKPLDYYKVNLTGTIQLLETMNTHGVKNLVFSSSATVYGNPHYLPLDEKHPTGGCTNPYGKSKFFIEEMIQDLCRAEKAWNAVLLRYFNPIGAHASGRIGEDPQGIPNNLMPYVSQVAVGRREILNVYGNDYSTVDGTGVRDYIHVVDLAKGHITALKKLQEQCGCRIYNLGTGTGYSVLQMVTAMEKASGKKIPYKIVARRDGDVATCYANPTLAQEELGWKADFDLDKMCEDLWRWQEQNPMGFSSQV, from the exons ATGGCGGAGGTGCTGGTGACCGGAGGGGCCGGCTACATCGGCAGCCACACGGTCCTGGAGCTGCTGGAGGCCGGCTACCGGCCCGTGGTCATCGACAACTTCCACAACGCGGTCCGAG GGAGGGACCCCATGCCCGAGAGCCTGAGGAGAGTGGAAGAACTCACCGGCAAGAAGGTGCAGTTTGAGGAGATGGACGTTCTGGACAAGGCTGCTCTGGAGGGGCTCTTTAAGAAG CACAGTTTCATGGCTGTGATCCACTTTGCTGGGCTCAAGGCGGTGGGAGAGTCGGTACAGAAACCCCTGGACTACTACAAGGTCAACCTCACCGGGACCATCCAGCTGCTGGAG ACCATGAATACCCATGGGGTGAAGAACCTGGTGTTCAGCAGCTCAGCTACAGTGTATGGGAACCCCCACTACCTGCCCCTGGATGAGAAACACCCCACCGGGGGCTGCACCAACCCTTACGGCAAATCCAAGTTCTTCATCGAGGAGATGATCCAGGACCTGTGCCGTGCAGAGAAG GCCTGGAACGCAGTCCTGCTGAGATACTTCAACCCCATCGGGGCCCATGCCTCCGGCCGCATCGGCGAGGATCCACAGGGCATCCCCAACAACCTGATGCCCTATGTCTCCCAG GTGGCAGTAGGACGTCGGGAAATCCTCAATGTCTATGGCAATGACTACAGCACCGTGGATGGGACAG GGGTCCGGGATTACATCCACGTCGTAGACTTGGCTAAGGGCCACATCACCGCCCTGAAGAAACTCCAGGAACAATGTGGCTGTCGG ATCTATAACTTGGGTACAGGCACCGGCTATTCTGTGCTCCAGAtggtgactgccatggagaaagCCTCTGGAAAGAAG ATCCCATATAAGATTGTGGCCCGCCGAGATGGGGATGTGGCCACCTGCTATGCCAACCCCACGCTGGCACAGGAGGAGCTGGGCTGGAAAGCAGATTTTGACCTAGACAAAATGT GTGAGGACCTGTGGCGGTGGCAAGAACAGAATCCAATGGGATTTAGCAGCCAGGTCTGA